The genomic region AATGAAGTCCTGCACTTCACTCCTGCTTGTTTTTTACCTACTAAATTCCCATTTGATAAATGATTCAAGTGGTCAAATTGAAGCCGGGGCTTTGGACAGTTGGACAGTAAAGACATTCATGGTCTTCCCTTTAATTAAGTGTAGTCAATGAAGAACAGTGCTTTTGAGTCACTATGTAGTCGATAACCGTCTTTTTTGTTCGTTCTCCTAGACTGCAGCAGAACTCCCTATTTagttctttccttttcttttagGTTTCTGCGAGTATATTTTTTCAGGATTAACTGATAGCAATACATTTTCTataccattttttttttcagaacttacataatttttcttcaaaagtCTTACCTTATAGGTAGGGCtgggcaccggtccaaaaccggaccggtACCGGTTTTGACCGGAACCGGAATCAGCAAAATTCATGGACCGGAACcggaccggattacaaaaattccggcccgggaccggaccggaaaaattccggtccaagaccggaccggaccggttggaccggaattacccactttttcaaattccggtccaaaaattccggtccattggaccggatcggaataaaaatacaactttaaggaaaaaaatgaaaataacaataattccgggcattccggtccggaccggaagaTACCGgtcccggaccggaccggaccggaaaatACCGgtcccggaccggaccggaccgaaaactggaatcttggaaaatggtggaccggagaccggactggaatttttaattccggttccggtccactCGATTACGGTccggaccggtccatttttccggtccggaccggattatgcccacccctacTTATAGGCTTATATGAATGTTCCTTCCAAACCTTTGGCCAAGAGTCAATTTTGGTTACAATAGAAGACGTTCGTTTAGTGAAAATCAATCTTGGATGACCTTTATTTTTGTCTAAAAAAAAGTTGGTTTTTAGTTGTAGAGGTAGACTATTAGTGATTAATATTTGCTGGAAAGTCACTTTGTTTCCACCAAATGGACTTTTGAAAGGTAGTTTGAAGGAAATGTCCATATAGAAGTATAAGATAGATGTTTTGAAGGAAATTTATATGGAGTATAAGGTATGAAGTTTGAAAAACTGGTATATAATTGATAGAGTACTTTTTATCAGCAAGCCTTTATTTTTGTTAAATGTTCACTAAACTGTAGGCCTCAGTAATCTTCTTCTATTCTAGTCCCATGTGAAATTTCTTCTACGCTTATGGTTTTCAATAGTTAatgttatttaattattttgttactCTCTTGTGCAACATAAGCTTCACCCTGTCCATCTTCAACTTATATTCTAGTCACGTAATGTCTATTTTTAGGTCTTTatgccttccttttcttcttttctaatTGCAGAGGAGGTGAAAGCCAAGTATCCAAAGATTACCTATGCCGACTTTTATCAGGTGATAGCACATTCTATATAGTTTAGTTGGAAGATAATTTTTTTCGCTTCTCTCCCAGAGGCCAGAACCTCTTTCCCCAACAAATAAAGGGGGGAAGGAAATATTTTGGGAGATTCTATATGCTATTAGTATTGGATATATAAATGTGTTGCAGTCATATTACCTATTTTTCACCAAATAAGAAATATCTAATTGAATCTGTAATGAAATGTTTGTTCTGTTAAAATTATGTGGAAGGATGAATCACTTGTCATGAAAATGCAAACAAGACTTCAGTTTCAAACTTTCAATATAAATTCCCACGCTGTTTGCATGCATGGGAGATGCCAATATGCCATTAATTTCTTCCAGATTCCTTCAGTTCATTTAAGGTGGTTGCTTATAGATTTGACCTTATATTTTTCCCTGCAATGATGGAGTTGGCTGAAACGATTGTTTCATGCACTTCGTATTTTTGAAGCCGTGTCATCTGTTTACTTCTCTTGTGCTGTTTACTTCACAAATTACATCTATTGACAGTTAGATATTGAGTTGCATTGTGCTGTATTGTATGTTTTTTTTGCAGCTTGCTGGTGTTGTTGCAGTTGAAGTCACTGGAGGCCCGACTGTTGATTTTGTTCCTGGTAGAAAGGTGTGTAATTAAGTTAATTTCTGCTGAAACATGTACAACTGTAGGAGTATTGGAGACTGCTCATGCTAAAGGTATGTTACCTCATTTCAGGACTCCAAGGTATCTCCCAGAGAAGGGCGACTTCCAGATGCCAAACAAGGTATGTCTATTGGTTCTTTTTACCtttttggtttgtcttgtgaggAACACACCCAGAGACATCCCAATTTTATTTTCTTTGCGTGCATTGAGCTAAATGTGAAAGTGAAAATCAGAGATGGAATGTTGAATGTACGATTCTGTACCAGGGCTATTAGCTAGATGCCTTTTCAGATTGTGAACTATTTATGAGTGTGCAGAGGAAGTATTAACGGGATGAAGTCAATTTTATTGCAACCGTTGGAAACAATTGCGACATCTCTGTCGTTATCATGCTGTCAATATCTCATTATCCAACCCTTTATGAGAGACCTATTCCACCAAATTGGGTAGGGGGCTAGAAGCATGCACAGCGTTTACACAGTAACAAAAGAGAGGTTATATATTGTCCCTTTAATTGAAAACTTGATGACCATTTGATACTTCAAATAGGTGCACCACATCTGAAGGACATATTTTATCGGATGGGTCTTAGTGACAAAGATATCGTAGCCTTGTCAGGCGGACACACCTTGGTAATCCTTCACCTGACTTTCTATGTGTTTCTATACTATTGTCTATAGTTCATGGGCTAAAAAACTGTTACTTTGGTAACACAGGGAAGGGCACATCCAGAGAGATCAGGTTTTGACGGTGCATGGACCCAAGAGCCCCTCAAGTTTGATAACTCGTATTTTGTGTAAGACTTTTCCTTTCTTTGGCTGTACATTTTTGGTCAAGAGCATCGTATTCTTGTCTTGATGTTCTGCCAAAAGGTATATTCTAAAACCACATGGCAATAACTGTCACCAGAGAGCTGCTGAAAGGAGAATCAGAGGGACTGTTGCAGCTTCCGACTGACAAAGCGCTGTTAGATGATCCTGCATTTCGCCCTTACGTTGAACTCTATGCTAAGGTATTTGGTTTGTTCCCATGCCTCAAACTGTCTACTAGCTTGATAGTGTTACTTGAACTCTTGAAGTGTGAAGAGTTATACAATCGCCATCCCAAGTCTTCGTTTGACTTTGATGGTCAATTAACCTATGTcaactttgacatcaatttcTCTTAATATATGTGGACTGTGGAGTACAATATAAAATGTGACGCATGATTAATCAAAACAATTGTTTCATCTCATCATTTTTAAAAAGTTGTACACATTGTACAAAAATATCGGTAAGTCGATGTCATTTGACCACCAAAGTCAAGTGATTATACGATGCTGTATTGAGAATTCCTTGACTTATGGGATGTATGTCAACTTGTGCTCTACCAAGTTTGAGAGCAATAATTTTGTAATGAAAAAGCCTCCAGTGAAAATTCCGTCCACAATTTGTACCTTAATTCCGGGTTTTGGTAAATCTGGTCTATTACAGGACGAGGAAGCTTTCTTCCGCGACTATGCTGTATCGCACAAGAAACTTTCTGAACTGGGCTTTACTCCTGGTGGGTCCAAGTCAGGGCCAAAGGACAGCATTATACTGGCTCAAAGTGCGGTTGGGGTTGCAGTTGCTGCAGCTGTGGTCATCCTGAGCTATATCTACGAAGTTCGCAAGAGAGTAAAGTAGACGATATTACCCAGAGAAACACAATTCATACATGCCAGTATGCCACATTTAATAGGCATGAATCAGTATCATATTTCTTAAACCTAGGTATGTCTGTACTCTGTACCACCTATCTTCCGATGAATCTGTGTCTGTATGAACTTCCAAAATAAAATTATACCAGATTATAATCAACGTCTCCTTGAGTTTATTTTGGTTAAGACGGTCTTACTAAAGGACCGTCTTAGGTAAggttttgtgattttaataatcGCTTCTTGCTGCTTCATTTCAGTCAGACTGGTCCTCTAACATTTGACTGCTCTTATATGtctaactagtttagatcccgcgcaatgaatgcgcggtatttatagatttACTAATATAGATCCCGTGCAATATATGCATgttatttatagagttttacctTTTAGagtattatttatagaatttaaattgacaataAACTTATTTTCCATGTTTCTCCTTGatgtattttgattagagaaataaataaaaatgtaaattgtaagaagtaataaaatgagtatttttttttgaatttttttttaccgagaaattaatgatgttaatttacaaatatttactaataacatattttttagctgcaaatttttatcataaaaagttaatgaattttaacaaatatttactaataccatattttttagccgcaacttcttttatcataaaaagtccaaatttttatcaataagttctttaaaaaaaaagaattttcttatcctaaaaagatcgaagataaatttgtgcagaatgtaaaatattaaatgttataaatatttaaatacaaaagattatatTCATTTATAACTTATCATATCCACACTtatagtatatgctaaaaataccaagcactattctaggaaatatgttttaggcgggaaaagttggagttttgcctattcatttagtaaataggggattctaAACGTTTTAGGAATTAAAAAGTGGGCATTCATATATGTCCTCGTGTTGTATTAATGATTGTAGGTGACGGATTAGGTTATATTGTTACAGG from Silene latifolia isolate original U9 population chromosome 3, ASM4854445v1, whole genome shotgun sequence harbors:
- the LOC141648306 gene encoding L-ascorbate peroxidase 3, which gives rise to MAMPVVDTEYLKQIDKARRDLRALISSRNCAPLMLRLAWHDAGTYDAKTKTGGPNGSIRNEEECAHGSNNGLKKAIDWCEEVKAKYPKITYADFYQLAGVVAVEVTGGPTVDFVPGRKDSKVSPREGRLPDAKQGAPHLKDIFYRMGLSDKDIVALSGGHTLGRAHPERSGFDGAWTQEPLKFDNSYFVELLKGESEGLLQLPTDKALLDDPAFRPYVELYAKDEEAFFRDYAVSHKKLSELGFTPGGSKSGPKDSIILAQSAVGVAVAAAVVILSYIYEVRKRVK